In the genome of Cygnus olor isolate bCygOlo1 chromosome Z, bCygOlo1.pri.v2, whole genome shotgun sequence, one region contains:
- the LOC121061487 gene encoding uncharacterized protein LOC121061487, with protein sequence MSLAALMTENDAFRSTHQIPELKKEQRRHPNSGPLKKLINQLIKEVNGKKSASAVMKAVASTGGLVFVALTRRKLCLLLTLVLVAPGLSLYSDEVLFHRPESVGWMVQGFHALGTPVLDCMFLRIVFNIGSLDVSPAWQLPLRQETPKYNCCEMTPQLIFAFFYKESCVFMHALSTAFAGLHSTTLDHRFTLSHRHLKKQLLICVCGEWRQNLLCPPLPSLAFCLCTEGSFSSEAVQVF encoded by the exons ATGTCCCTTGCTGCCCTCATGACTGAAAATGATGCATTTAGG TCTACCCACCAAATACCAGAGCTcaagaaagaacagagaagacaCCCAAATTCAGGACCATTGAAG AAGCTAATAAATCAACTGATTAAagaagtcaatggaaagaaGAGTGCCAGTGCTGTCATGAAGGCAGTAGCTAGCACTGGTGGCCTCGTCTTTGTAGCACTGACTAGGAGGAAGCTATGCTTATTGCTCACCTTGGTATTAGTAGCTCCAGGTCTTAGCCTCTACTCAGATGAA GTCTTATTTCATAGGCCTGAGTCTGTTGGGTGGATGGTCCAAGGCTTCCATGCCCTGGGAACTCCAGTTTTGGATTGCATGTTTTTAAGAATCGTCTTTAACATTGGATCTTTGGATGTCTCACCTGCCTGGCAACTCCCACTGAGACAGGAGACTCCAAAGTACAACTGTTGTGAGATGACTCCTCAGTTGATTTTTGCATTCTTCTATAAGGAGTCTTGTGTCTTCATGCATGCACTCAGCACAGCATTTGCTGGTCTACATTCAACTACACTTGACCATCGTTTCACCCTTTCTCACAGGCATTTGAAGAAACAACTTTTGATCTGTGTCTGTGGGGAATGGAGGCAAAATCTTCTCTGTCCTCCTCTCCCCAGTTTGGCTTTCTGTCTTTGCACTGAAGGAAGTTTCTCTTCAGAAGCAGTCCAAgtcttttaa